The Polyangium mundeleinium genome contains the following window.
GAGCTCGCGCTGCTGCGCCTCGATCTGCGCGAGGCGGGCCTCGATCTCGGCCTTCTTGATCTCCAGGGCGTGCTCGTCGTCGCGGTAGGCCATGGCCCTTGGACGCACGAGGCGAGCGTCGGGTTTGAGGGGAAGGGCGAAGATTCGCGGCCGCGCGCTCAGTTGCGGCCGTTCAGCAGGTCCTTGTGCGTGGCGACCAGGAACGGATTGCCGCGCGGCTGCACCGTCGTGGTCGCCGCCTGCGTGGCCGGCGTCTCGCTCACCGGCTTGCGCGGGATGCGCGGCTTGGGCTTGGGGAGAGGGAGGGGCTGGGGCTTGGGGAGGGGCTGGGGCTCGACGGCCGGGCCGAGGGCGAGCTCGATCGACGCCTTGGCCTTGGCGATCTGCGCGAGCGCATTCGCGCGTTCCCGCGGTCGGGCCGCCGTGGCTTGCTCGACCTCTTGTTCGGCGCGCTCCAGGAACGCGAAGCCCCGCGCGAGCTTGAGCCGCGTGACCTGCTCGGCCGACGGGAGATCCGCGTCACACGCGGCTGACTCCTGCACCGCGCCCCTGCCGACGACGACCACGAGCGCTCCCGCGAGCACCAGCGTCGAGACCTTCCACACATTCACCATCGGTTCCTCCCTCCGAGCGCGAGCGTCGCGCGCTCGCCATGTGGCGAGGTCGGGCCTCGATGTGACCAACTTTTTTCGGGACGAGGAGATCTCGCCGCCACGGCGGCCCTGTCCCCCCCGGGGCCCACGGACGAAACGCCCGGGACGAGGCGCCAGTCGATGGAAGGGAAGCGCGGCCCGGTCAGGGCGAGAGTTCGAGGAAAAACGCGTCGAACCCGCCGGCGCTCGCGGGCTCGTTGAGGGCCCCCACGAGCTTGCCCTGGAAGCCGCCGACGAGGAGCGGACGGCCCGTCTTGGGGGAGACGTCGACGGCGGTGATCCCCTGCGCCCAGGCGTCGCCAAAGTCGTGGCCCCAGACCACGTCGAGGGTCCCGCCCCGCAGCTTGAAGGCGCAGGCGTCGGCGTCGAGCCCGCTCTCCGTTGCGAGGAGCTTGATGCCGAGCTGGAGCTGCTGCGAAAACAGGCAGCCGATCACGACATCCCCGGCCGGATCGAACGCGACGCCGGTGCCGGCTTGGATCCCGGGCCCTTGAAAGGCCGCGCTCCGGAGGAGCGCGCCGTCCGTCGGCGAATAAAACGCGGCGAACATGTCCCATGCGAGCATGTCGTCGTTCGTGTATTGCTTGCCGAGGAGATCCATCGTCCCGCCGCGGAAATTGCCGACGAGCGCGATTTCACCGGTCTTCGGCGAGATGTCGATCGCGTCGACGATCTGATCGCCCGACCCGCCCATCCTCTGCGCCCATTGCACATCCCCCGACGCCGCGTCGAGGCGCGCGAGGAACATGTCTTTCCCCTGCGTGAGCTCCCCTTCGAGCGACCCGAGGGAGCTCTCCCCATCCATGAGCCCCGCCGCGATGATGTCGCCGTCGTCCGTGACCGCGAGCGCGTAGACCGCCTGAAATCCGGGGCCGCGCACAGGCACCTGCCAGCGAAGCGTGCCGGTGCGATTGTAGGACACCAAAAACCCGTCGCCCGTCCCTGACGCCTCGAGCCCTGCCTTGTCGCCGAAATTCACCGCCCCTGCGAACGAGCCACCGAGGTACACGTTGCTCTCCGCATCGAACGCGACGGCGTGCGCCACCTGGTAGGCCTGGTCCCCGAGGGCCTTGAGGTATTTGAGCGCTCCCCCCCCGTCGAACACGGCCAAAAACGCGTCCCGCGAACCCAACGACGAGTCGTACGACTCGATCCCGATCTGGATCTTGCCGCTGAAATACCCGGCCACCGCGACGTCCCCGTTCGGCGCGACCGCGAGGCCCGCGACGGTGATGAGCTTGCCATCCGACTCCGGCAGGAACTTGGTGGACCAATCCGAGATCGCCCCGTCGGGGCCGCGCCGGGTAAGCAGGACGCGGCCGTCTTTCGGCACGCCGTCGGCCTCCGCCGTCCCCGACCCGAAGCCGCCCATGAACACCACGCCGTCGTTCGAGGCTGCGACAGCATGGAAGGCGTCGTCCTTCGCGGTGACGACCCCGTGCTCGACCGCAACCGGCGTCCCTTTGCAGGTCACCTCCGCGGTGCAGCCGTCGCCCAGCCCCGGCGGAGGCGGCGGCTCGTACTGCGACACCGTGCATCCCCCCACGGAAGCGAGACCCGAACCGAGAACCACCGCAAGCGCAAGCTTCCTCATACGCCATCTCCCGTGGAGCGCCGGGCCGGCGCCTTCCAAGCAGGCGTGAGCACGACGCAATGCGCCAGATTCTCGCGGCGCGCGGAAGCGGCGTCAACTTCTGGAAATGTGTAATCTTTTTCGCGGAGGGAGGCGGGAGGTGCGCCAGGCGGGGAGAATCAGCCGATGGCGGCGAGCGCGGCGTCGTAGTTCGGCTCCTGCGCGATCTCGGGGACGAGCTCGGCGTGCAGGACCTTGTTGTCGCCATCGAGGACGAGCACGGCGCGCGCCGTGAGGCCGGCGAGGGGGCCGTCGGCGATCTCGACGCCGTAATCCTTGCCGAACGAGGAGCGGAACGCGGAGAGCGTCTCGACGTTGGCGAGGCCTTCGGCGCCGCAGAAGCGCTTCTGCGCGAAGGGCAGGTCCTCGGAGATGTTCAGCACCGTCACGCCGCTCTTGGACGCGCGCTCGTTGAACTTGCGGACCGAGACGGCGCAAACGGGCGTGTCGATGCTCGGGAAGATATTGAGGATCTTCTTGCCCGAGAACGTCGCGAGCGAGGCCCGGGCGAGGTCGCCCCGGAGGAGCTTAAAATCGGGCACCTTGCTCCCCAGGCTCGGCAGCTCGCCGGACGTGTGAATCGGATTGCCCTTCAGCGTGATCGTCGCCATGTGGATCGTCTCCCTGTTCGGTTTGGCGCGGAGTGTACACACAAGGGCAAGCGCCACAAGGGGCGAACGTGACCCTACGTGACGTCCGGCAACCCCTCGACGCCCACGAGCTTCGCGCTGACCTCGTAGAGCCGGCGCTGGAGCGCGCGATCGTGCGAAGCCTTCGACGAGGCCTCCTCGTGCTCGTCGGAGAAGTATTTGCACGTCACCCCGGCAAGCGTGGGGTCGGTCGCGAGCCGGACGGACGTGGCGGCCCCCTGCGCGACCGTGCCCCCGCCCATGCCGAAGCCGCTGCGCAAGAGCTTCGTGCCGATGACCCCCGGATGCAGCGCGTTCGAGGTGATCCGCGTCCCGGCGAGCCTTCGCCCCATTTCATACGCGAAGAGCACGTTCGCGAGCTTCGACGTGGCATACGCCGTATACCCGTGGAAATAGCGCTCGGACGTGAGATCGCCGAATTCGATCTGCCCGCGGGTATGGGCGATCGAGCTCACGGTGACGATGCGGCCGTCGTCGCTCGCGCGGAGCTGGGGGAGCAAGAGGTGCGTGAGCAGGAACGGCGCGAGGTGATTGACGGCGAACGTCATCTCGAATCCGTCCTCCGTGAGCTTTCGCTCGTGCATGAAGACGCCGGCATTGTTGAGCAGCACGTCGAGCCGCTCCACGCGCCCCGCGACCTCCGCGGCGAGCGCGCGGACGGAGGACATCGACGAGAGATCCGCGGCGACGGGCACGAGATCGTTCGAATGGCTCTCCCGCGCGAGCGCTTCGCAAACCGCGTTCGTCTTGGCCGCGGTCCGCCCGTGCACGACGACGCGGGCGCCGCGCCGAAGAAGCTCGAGCGCGGTCTGGCGCCCGATTCCGTCGGTCGCGCCGGTGACGAGGACGATCCGCTGCTGGGACATGATGCCGTCTGCCTCTCCCGCACGCGGGAGCATAAGGGGATAAGAAGAAGTGGTAAGGAGGGGGAATCAGGGCGTCAAGGTGCGCTCGCGGGCTCCGGCGGCCCCGCATCCTTGACCGCAACGGAGCCGATGAGCGACATCGTGCGGCGCTCGTAGTTCGGATCGTCGCTCGTGGACTCGAA
Protein-coding sequences here:
- the tpx gene encoding thiol peroxidase — translated: MATITLKGNPIHTSGELPSLGSKVPDFKLLRGDLARASLATFSGKKILNIFPSIDTPVCAVSVRKFNERASKSGVTVLNISEDLPFAQKRFCGAEGLANVETLSAFRSSFGKDYGVEIADGPLAGLTARAVLVLDGDNKVLHAELVPEIAQEPNYDAALAAIG
- a CDS encoding SDR family oxidoreductase → MSQQRIVLVTGATDGIGRQTALELLRRGARVVVHGRTAAKTNAVCEALARESHSNDLVPVAADLSSMSSVRALAAEVAGRVERLDVLLNNAGVFMHERKLTEDGFEMTFAVNHLAPFLLTHLLLPQLRASDDGRIVTVSSIAHTRGQIEFGDLTSERYFHGYTAYATSKLANVLFAYEMGRRLAGTRITSNALHPGVIGTKLLRSGFGMGGGTVAQGAATSVRLATDPTLAGVTCKYFSDEHEEASSKASHDRALQRRLYEVSAKLVGVEGLPDVT